From Micromonospora nigra, one genomic window encodes:
- a CDS encoding transketolase family protein, producing the protein MRDAFVDTTTDLLAEDPRTALVLADISADAFAPAAVRHPDRVLNVGIREQLMVGVAGGLALTGLRPIVHSYAPFLVERAYEQIKLDLDHQAVGAVLVGIGASYDRAAAGRTHLAPADVALIDTLSGWTVHVPGHPAEVPDLLRAAVAVDSSAYLRLSTLHNARPYGGDGTLRVLRDAGPGAPLLVAVGPTLDAALAAVADLPVTVAYTHRPRPFDTAGLRALAGTEVILVEPYLAGTSARVVGAALADRSHRLLALGVGREELRRYGSADDHTRWHGLDPAGLRRSVSAFLAPVPV; encoded by the coding sequence GTGCGAGACGCCTTCGTCGACACCACCACCGACCTGCTGGCCGAGGACCCGCGCACCGCGCTGGTGCTCGCCGACATCTCCGCCGACGCCTTCGCCCCCGCCGCCGTACGGCACCCCGACCGGGTGCTCAACGTCGGCATCCGGGAACAGCTGATGGTCGGAGTGGCCGGCGGGCTGGCCCTGACCGGGCTGCGCCCGATCGTGCACAGCTACGCCCCGTTCCTGGTCGAGCGGGCGTACGAGCAGATCAAGCTCGACCTCGACCACCAGGCGGTCGGGGCGGTGCTGGTCGGCATCGGCGCGTCGTACGACCGGGCCGCCGCGGGACGCACCCACCTCGCCCCGGCCGACGTCGCCCTGATCGACACCCTGTCCGGCTGGACCGTGCACGTGCCGGGGCACCCGGCCGAGGTGCCCGACCTGCTGCGCGCCGCCGTGGCCGTCGACTCGTCGGCGTACCTGCGGCTGTCGACGCTGCACAACGCGCGGCCGTACGGCGGCGACGGCACGCTGCGGGTGCTCCGCGACGCCGGACCGGGCGCACCTCTGCTGGTCGCGGTCGGCCCGACGCTGGACGCGGCTCTCGCGGCGGTGGCCGACCTGCCGGTGACCGTGGCGTACACCCACCGACCCCGGCCGTTCGACACCGCCGGCCTGCGGGCGCTCGCCGGCACCGAGGTGATCCTGGTGGAGCCGTACCTGGCGGGGACGTCCGCCCGGGTGGTCGGGGCGGCGCTGGCCGACCGGTCGCACCGACTGTTGGCGCTGGGCGTCGGTCGGGAGGAGCTACGCCGCTACGGCTCCGCCGATGACCACACGCGCTGGCACGGGCTGGATCCGGCGGGGCTGCGTCGATCGGTGTCGGCGTTCCTGGCCCCGGTGCCCGTCTGA